One window of the Paenibacillus beijingensis genome contains the following:
- a CDS encoding LCP family protein, whose protein sequence is MRSKPKTSKKRPWLWGIAGILVILIGCGAYYSYNVYNALDGLNKTGKEESRFTEFQETETEKPPEWTGKERVNILLMGGDGRGLEKNQVARSDSMLVVSIDPVTKKAHLFSVLRDTFVDVEGYGTNRINAAVALGGPNVAMKTIGDLLGLHIQYYVYTEFEGFKSLVDAIGGIDFNVEKDMNYVDNADGNRYDIHLKQGFQHLDGDKALQYVRFRHDAMSDFTRTERQRDFMKAVADKMKSTWSIANMAEIINAVSPYIETNLSIGDMLKLSSLGLNIQMSGSAQVPPMQLIGDEKVGGASVLAVRDEEKLHQYVQETLTEDSTQMAGTDGSGSSGADKSGGSGASGASGTTGSAGNGTNSAGSGSTQ, encoded by the coding sequence ATGAGAAGCAAACCGAAAACAAGCAAAAAAAGACCGTGGCTGTGGGGTATAGCCGGTATTTTGGTCATTCTGATCGGATGCGGCGCCTACTATAGCTACAATGTCTATAATGCCTTAGACGGGTTGAATAAAACAGGAAAAGAAGAATCCCGGTTCACCGAGTTCCAGGAAACCGAAACCGAAAAGCCGCCGGAGTGGACCGGCAAGGAACGGGTCAATATTTTGCTGATGGGCGGCGACGGCCGCGGGCTGGAGAAAAACCAGGTCGCCCGTTCCGATTCCATGCTGGTCGTTTCAATCGACCCCGTTACGAAAAAAGCGCATCTGTTCTCCGTCCTTCGCGATACTTTTGTCGATGTCGAAGGCTACGGCACAAACCGGATTAATGCCGCTGTAGCGCTCGGCGGACCTAATGTGGCCATGAAAACGATCGGTGATTTGCTCGGACTTCATATTCAATACTACGTTTATACCGAATTCGAAGGCTTTAAATCGCTCGTAGACGCGATCGGCGGCATCGACTTCAATGTCGAAAAGGATATGAACTACGTCGACAACGCAGACGGCAACCGGTACGACATCCATCTGAAACAAGGGTTCCAGCATCTCGACGGCGACAAGGCGCTGCAATATGTGCGCTTCCGTCACGACGCGATGAGCGATTTCACCCGGACCGAGCGGCAGCGCGATTTCATGAAGGCGGTAGCCGACAAAATGAAATCGACCTGGAGTATTGCCAATATGGCGGAAATCATTAACGCCGTCAGTCCTTACATCGAAACGAACCTGTCGATCGGCGACATGCTCAAGCTCAGCTCGCTCGGCTTGAACATACAAATGTCGGGCTCCGCGCAGGTGCCGCCGATGCAGCTGATCGGGGACGAGAAAGTAGGCGGAGCATCGGTTCTCGCCGTCCGCGACGAAGAGAAGCTGCACCAGTATGTACAGGAAACGCTGACCGAAGACAGCACGCAAATGGCCGGCACGGACGGAAGCGGAAGCTCCGGCGCGGACAAATCCGGCGGCTCCGGAGCTTCCGGTGCCTCCGGCACGACCGGCTCCGCCGGGAACGGCACGAATTCCGCAGGAAGCGGCAGCACCCAATAA
- a CDS encoding glutamate-1-semialdehyde 2,1-aminomutase gives MSKSRSRSEQLYSEALQHIVGGVNSPSRSFKAVGGGAPVFMNRAQGAHFWDVDDNRYIDYLAAYGPIITGHAHPHVTEAIVRAAQNGTLYGTPTELEIRMAQMLKEAIPSMDKVRFVNSGTEAVMTTIRVARAYTGRNKIIKFAGCYHGHSDLVLVAAGSGPSTLGIPDSAGIPSSIAHEVITVPFNDLDGLKEALDRWGGEVAAVMVEPIVGNFGMVMPQPGFLEGLCTLARQAGALVIYDEVITGFRFHYGSAQTYGAFPDHSAIEPDLTALGKIIGGGLPIGAYGGRKQIMEQVAPLGPAYQAGTMAGNPASIAAGIACLEVLSEPGVYERMDALAVRLTDGLRTAAERSGVPVTINRIRGSFSVHFCDHPVTNYEEAQLTDSEQFASFFRQMLDLGVCLAPSKYEAWFLTTAHTDADIDETIAAAEQAFAAVKS, from the coding sequence ATGTCCAAATCACGCAGCCGTTCCGAGCAGCTGTACTCGGAGGCGCTTCAGCATATTGTAGGCGGGGTAAATAGCCCCTCCCGTTCGTTCAAAGCGGTAGGCGGCGGCGCGCCTGTTTTTATGAACAGAGCGCAGGGCGCCCATTTCTGGGACGTCGACGACAACCGCTATATTGACTACTTGGCCGCTTACGGCCCGATTATTACCGGCCACGCCCATCCCCACGTCACGGAAGCGATCGTGCGCGCGGCGCAAAACGGGACGCTGTACGGCACGCCGACCGAGCTCGAAATCCGGATGGCCCAAATGCTGAAAGAAGCGATTCCGTCGATGGATAAAGTCCGGTTCGTCAATTCCGGCACGGAAGCGGTCATGACGACGATCCGCGTCGCCCGCGCTTACACGGGTCGCAACAAAATCATCAAATTCGCCGGCTGCTATCACGGCCATTCCGATCTGGTGCTTGTCGCGGCCGGGTCGGGGCCGTCTACGCTCGGCATCCCTGACAGCGCCGGCATTCCGTCCAGCATCGCCCACGAAGTCATTACGGTGCCGTTTAACGACCTCGACGGGCTGAAGGAAGCGCTGGACCGCTGGGGAGGCGAAGTCGCTGCCGTTATGGTCGAGCCGATCGTCGGCAACTTCGGCATGGTGATGCCGCAGCCCGGCTTCTTGGAAGGGCTCTGTACGCTCGCCCGGCAGGCCGGCGCGCTCGTCATCTATGACGAGGTCATAACCGGCTTCCGCTTCCATTACGGCAGCGCGCAAACTTACGGCGCGTTTCCCGACCATAGCGCCATCGAACCGGATTTGACCGCGCTCGGCAAAATTATCGGCGGCGGCCTTCCGATCGGCGCTTACGGCGGCCGCAAACAAATTATGGAGCAGGTGGCGCCGCTCGGTCCGGCCTATCAGGCGGGCACGATGGCGGGCAATCCCGCTTCCATTGCAGCCGGCATCGCCTGCCTGGAGGTGCTGTCGGAGCCGGGCGTATACGAACGGATGGACGCGCTTGCCGTACGGCTCACCGACGGGCTGCGCACCGCTGCGGAGCGCAGCGGTGTGCCGGTTACGATCAACCGCATCCGCGGCTCGTTCTCGGTCCATTTTTGCGATCATCCGGTTACGAATTACGAGGAAGCCCAGCTGACCGACAGCGAGCAGTTCGCTTCCTTTTTCCGGCAGATGCTGGACCTTGGAGTTTGCCTCGCACCGTCGAAATACGAAGCCTGGTTCCTGACGACGGCCCACACGGACGCCGATATCGACGAGACGATTGCCGCTGCCGAGCAGGCTTTTGCAGCGGTAAAGAGTTAG
- the mmuM gene encoding homocysteine S-methyltransferase, which translates to MNPIEHVLKHFPLIILDGAMATELEGRGCNLNDSLWSAGILLENPELIRQVHLDYFAAGADCAITASYQATVEGYAARGLGKDEAIRLIQKSVRVAVQARDEFWELPDNRFNRPKPLVAASVGPYGAFLADGSEYRGDYRLNESELMNFHRLRMKALIDAGADIFACETIPSFTEAKAIVKLLEEFPDTYAWISFSAKDERHISDGTPIAECAQWLDQQRQVAAIGINCSPTHIITPLIQEIRKHTAKPIVVYPNSGEHYDPVTKTWSGASSEKDYGEYAYEWYGHGARLIGGCCRTSPEDIGRIAGWARK; encoded by the coding sequence ATGAATCCGATTGAACATGTATTGAAACATTTCCCGTTAATCATTTTAGACGGTGCAATGGCAACCGAGCTTGAAGGCCGCGGCTGCAATTTGAACGATAGCTTATGGTCGGCCGGAATATTGCTGGAAAACCCGGAGTTAATCCGACAGGTGCATCTGGATTATTTTGCTGCAGGCGCAGACTGCGCGATTACGGCCAGTTATCAGGCAACCGTTGAAGGATACGCCGCACGCGGTTTAGGGAAAGATGAAGCCATTCGCCTGATACAGAAATCCGTGCGGGTAGCCGTACAAGCAAGAGATGAGTTTTGGGAACTTCCCGACAATCGGTTCAACCGGCCGAAACCGCTCGTCGCCGCATCCGTGGGGCCGTACGGCGCATTTCTTGCCGATGGTTCGGAATACAGGGGAGATTACCGGTTGAATGAATCCGAATTGATGAATTTCCATCGGTTGCGGATGAAAGCTCTTATTGATGCGGGTGCCGATATTTTCGCCTGCGAAACGATTCCTTCCTTTACTGAAGCAAAAGCGATTGTTAAATTGCTGGAAGAGTTTCCGGATACGTATGCATGGATTAGCTTCAGCGCAAAAGACGAGCGGCACATCAGCGACGGAACCCCGATTGCCGAGTGTGCGCAGTGGCTCGATCAGCAGAGGCAGGTCGCCGCAATCGGCATTAATTGCTCGCCGACGCACATCATCACTCCGCTGATACAAGAAATCCGCAAGCATACGGCGAAACCAATTGTTGTCTATCCGAATTCGGGAGAGCATTACGATCCCGTAACGAAAACATGGAGCGGGGCATCTTCTGAAAAAGACTACGGTGAGTATGCTTATGAATGGTATGGGCACGGTGCCCGGTTAATCGGCGGCTGCTGCAGAACAAGCCCGGAGGATATCGGGAGAATCGCCGGTTGGGCAAGAAAATGA
- a CDS encoding amino acid ABC transporter ATP-binding protein: MINVSGLHKKYGHNEVLKGVTCQIDTKEVVCVIGPSGSGKSTFLRCLNGLEEITSGNVVVDGYHIHDPKVKMDKAREEVGMVFQRFNLFPHLTVLDNITLGPRKIRKLSKHEAETRARALLAKVGLSEKADVYPGSLSGGQQQRVAIARALAMQPKIMLFDEPTSALDPNMVGEVLDVMKSLAQEGMTMVVVTHEMGFAREVADRVIFMDQGIILKEGSPEQMFNNNEDERLRKFLRNNS; the protein is encoded by the coding sequence GTGATTAACGTATCCGGGCTCCACAAGAAATACGGCCATAACGAAGTGTTAAAAGGAGTAACGTGCCAAATCGATACAAAAGAAGTGGTCTGTGTCATCGGGCCTTCCGGTTCCGGCAAAAGCACGTTTTTACGCTGCTTAAACGGTTTAGAAGAGATTACTTCCGGAAACGTGGTCGTTGACGGCTATCATATTCATGATCCCAAAGTGAAGATGGATAAGGCAAGAGAGGAAGTAGGAATGGTGTTTCAGCGTTTTAACCTGTTTCCTCATCTGACCGTACTGGACAATATTACGCTCGGTCCAAGGAAGATCCGCAAGCTGTCGAAGCACGAAGCCGAAACGAGGGCGCGGGCGCTGCTCGCCAAAGTAGGGTTATCCGAGAAAGCCGATGTCTATCCGGGCTCATTGTCCGGCGGCCAGCAGCAGCGGGTTGCCATTGCCCGTGCGCTTGCGATGCAGCCGAAAATCATGCTGTTTGACGAGCCGACTTCCGCGCTTGATCCGAACATGGTGGGGGAAGTGCTCGATGTCATGAAGTCTCTGGCGCAGGAAGGCATGACGATGGTCGTCGTTACGCATGAAATGGGCTTTGCGCGCGAAGTCGCCGACCGGGTCATTTTTATGGATCAAGGCATTATATTAAAAGAAGGATCGCCCGAGCAAATGTTTAATAACAACGAGGACGAACGATTGCGCAAGTTTTTGCGCAACAATTCATAA
- a CDS encoding amino acid ABC transporter permease, with protein sequence MDLRWDIIQNYLPMFLQGAVMTLQLTVISILLGTLLGLLTAIARMANMKRGILKHLVLLLIRVPAIVYITLFRGTPLFVQILIVHFGLMPLFINPENGWFISGELARQIKLSDGTFSGTFLSGAVALTLNAGAYIAEIFRAGIQSLDKGQSEAARSLGFSYAKTMRFIIIPQAFRRMLPALGNETISLLKDSSLVSAIGLAELAYAARAAFGATTRVWEPYLTISVMYLLMTLGLSLVVSWLERRYGKGD encoded by the coding sequence ATGGATTTAAGATGGGACATTATTCAAAATTATTTGCCTATGTTTCTTCAAGGCGCCGTAATGACGCTGCAGTTAACCGTAATCTCAATCCTGCTCGGAACTCTCCTTGGGTTACTCACTGCCATTGCGCGAATGGCCAACATGAAACGCGGGATATTAAAGCATCTTGTACTGCTTTTGATCCGGGTGCCGGCAATCGTATATATCACGCTTTTCCGGGGAACGCCGCTGTTTGTTCAAATTCTGATCGTTCACTTTGGTTTAATGCCTCTTTTTATCAATCCGGAGAACGGTTGGTTCATTAGCGGCGAATTGGCCAGACAAATTAAACTTTCGGACGGGACCTTCTCGGGCACATTTCTGTCCGGTGCCGTCGCTTTAACCTTGAACGCCGGTGCTTATATTGCCGAGATCTTTCGGGCGGGCATCCAATCGTTGGACAAAGGGCAAAGCGAAGCCGCCCGTTCATTGGGATTTTCTTATGCGAAAACGATGCGTTTCATCATCATCCCCCAGGCTTTTCGCCGCATGCTGCCCGCACTCGGAAATGAAACGATCTCATTGCTGAAAGACTCGTCGCTCGTATCGGCCATCGGCCTGGCCGAACTGGCATATGCCGCCCGTGCGGCATTCGGGGCAACAACTCGCGTATGGGAGCCGTATTTGACCATTTCCGTGATGTACCTACTGATGACTTTAGGGCTTTCATTAGTCGTTTCGTGGCTTGAAAGGAGGTACGGCAAAGGTGATTAA
- a CDS encoding basic amino acid ABC transporter substrate-binding protein, protein MKNLKTVMMFAISLVMIVTLAACGAGKNEETGSGSAKEYIVATDASYAPFESLTEKNEFIGFDIELVKAVAEKGGINIKIVNTPWEGMFATLNNGDRDLLVSAITITDERKKEYDFSDPYFEARQSMAVPNNTSIKNFAELKGKKVGVQTGTTGDEVVSKLMGADSKDIRRFETTPLALKELENGGVDAVVADNGVVKYYVKNNPDKGFKTIDEPLFAAEYYGFVMKKGNTELMGKINDGLKKIKEDGTYDAIYNKYFGE, encoded by the coding sequence ATGAAAAACCTAAAGACCGTAATGATGTTCGCAATCTCGCTTGTCATGATCGTCACATTGGCAGCCTGCGGCGCCGGTAAGAATGAGGAAACAGGAAGCGGTTCGGCTAAAGAATACATCGTGGCTACAGACGCAAGCTATGCCCCTTTTGAATCGTTGACGGAGAAAAATGAATTTATCGGTTTTGATATTGAGCTTGTGAAAGCGGTAGCGGAAAAAGGCGGCATTAACATCAAAATCGTGAACACGCCATGGGAAGGAATGTTTGCCACTCTTAACAATGGCGACCGCGATTTATTGGTTTCGGCAATCACCATTACGGACGAGCGTAAGAAAGAATACGATTTTTCCGATCCTTATTTCGAGGCAAGACAATCGATGGCTGTCCCTAACAACACTTCGATCAAAAATTTTGCGGAATTGAAAGGAAAAAAAGTGGGCGTGCAAACCGGAACAACGGGTGATGAAGTGGTTTCCAAGCTGATGGGGGCGGACAGTAAAGATATCCGACGTTTTGAAACGACTCCTCTTGCTCTGAAAGAACTGGAGAACGGTGGGGTGGACGCTGTAGTGGCGGACAACGGCGTCGTAAAGTATTACGTGAAAAATAATCCGGATAAAGGGTTTAAAACGATCGACGAGCCGTTGTTTGCAGCTGAATATTACGGCTTTGTGATGAAAAAGGGAAATACGGAACTGATGGGCAAAATTAACGACGGACTCAAGAAAATTAAAGAAGACGGAACTTACGACGCGATTTACAACAAGTACTTTGGCGAATAA
- a CDS encoding YitT family protein — protein MYERIKQCLAITLGSALVGFSMNYFNLANGLSEGGIAGISLLLEYVLRWNTGMMYLLFNIPLLLLGWKALGKRSFLYTVLATVMMSVFLFLFRELRFPMNDLLLASLYAGVLSGIGVGIIFRYGGTSGGTDIVAQILHNYFGWPVGRSLFAFDAATLLLSLVFLDKERMMYTIVTVFVGSRVLDLVLEGVQRGKAVVVISNQAKRISDAVNKEMGRGTTLIDGRGGYTNEERPILYCVVSRVEVMKIKRLIRNVDPYAFVTVSDIFEVLGEGFKASGDGT, from the coding sequence TTGTACGAGAGAATAAAACAATGCCTCGCCATTACGCTCGGATCTGCTCTGGTAGGGTTCAGCATGAATTATTTTAATCTGGCCAACGGATTATCGGAAGGGGGAATTGCGGGAATCAGCCTGCTGCTCGAATATGTCCTCCGGTGGAATACCGGTATGATGTATCTGTTGTTTAATATTCCACTGCTGCTGTTAGGCTGGAAGGCGCTGGGGAAACGATCGTTTCTCTATACCGTTTTGGCGACCGTTATGATGTCCGTCTTTTTGTTCCTGTTCCGGGAGCTCCGGTTTCCGATGAACGATTTGCTGCTGGCGTCATTGTATGCCGGCGTATTATCCGGAATTGGCGTCGGCATTATATTCCGTTACGGAGGGACGAGCGGCGGTACGGATATCGTGGCTCAAATATTGCATAACTATTTCGGATGGCCGGTCGGCAGAAGCCTGTTTGCCTTTGATGCGGCAACGCTTCTGTTGTCGCTCGTTTTTTTGGATAAAGAACGAATGATGTATACGATTGTAACGGTATTTGTAGGATCGCGCGTGCTGGATCTTGTTCTGGAAGGCGTGCAGCGGGGCAAAGCGGTCGTCGTGATTTCCAATCAGGCAAAACGAATATCCGATGCTGTGAACAAAGAGATGGGAAGGGGAACGACTCTTATCGATGGGAGAGGAGGGTACACCAATGAAGAGCGGCCGATTTTGTACTGCGTTGTCAGCCGGGTGGAAGTGATGAAGATTAAGCGCCTCATTCGTAACGTGGACCCTTATGCGTTTGTAACGGTCAGCGATATTTTTGAAGTGCTCGGAGAAGGGTTTAAAGCAAGCGGGGACGGAACATAA